The following coding sequences lie in one Rutidosis leptorrhynchoides isolate AG116_Rl617_1_P2 chromosome 4, CSIRO_AGI_Rlap_v1, whole genome shotgun sequence genomic window:
- the LOC139843504 gene encoding RNA pseudouridine synthase 6, chloroplastic-like, which yields MAIVSSSSSAVVPKLRTITNLTLQLIPTLSTASATITTTATNHHHKTTTFSSVLNSNLFNLHHKNRAFTSDSTAVVSSSSTLSTPNPNSTRHEEYGRLLPCPAENSLPRNIEHLVVRKGGPILDFIANSLDLPRLYVADLIHFGAVHYALVCPKPPSTATMEEIKLYKEFTKPSVLRKRVSIKGKTVREAQNTHRITHVDQFVEEGTYVRVHVRPKRFPRCYEIDWRSRIIAVTESYVVLNKPAGTSVGGTTDNIEETCVTFATRALELTTPLRTTHQIDNCTEGCVVLARTKDYCSVFHKKIMEKQVKKLYLALAAAYVPCGVMTHYVQPIRKSPKIVSEDLIKEWISCQLEVLECRKVPWPNAVLEAKYGIQDFDWPNKEFAYECKINLLTGRTHQIRAQLAACGAPIVGDSMYMPAAMAEIASPGLNPFGRYKKQFDSEAEREYAAQEWAAKHGKEPGLAIGLQASQISWDEGNHCYEAGRPWWSQ from the exons ATGGCAATAGTTTCATCGTCATCATCAGCAGTAGTTCCCAAATTGAGGACCATTACTAATCTTACATTACAACTAATTCCAACATTATCAACCGCATCTGCTACTATCACAACCACCGCCACCAATCACCACCACAAAACCACCACTTTTTCTTCTGTTTTGAATTCAAACTTGTTCAATCTTCATCATAAAAACAGAGCCTTCACATCTGATTCAACTGCTGTTGTTTCATCATCATCAACTCTATCCACTCCTAACCCTAATTCAACTCG TCATGAGGAATATGGTCGCTTACTTCCGTGCCCTGCTGAAAATTCTCTACCAAGAAACATTGAGCATTTAGTTGTTAGAAAAGGAGGGCCGATTCTTGATTTTATCGCCAACTCTTTGGATCTTCCACGTTT GTATGTTGCAGATCTTATTCATTTTGGAGCTGTGCATTATGCACTTGTGTGCCCAAAGCCGCCTTCAACTGCTACAATGGAAGAAATTAAGTTGTACAAAGAATTTACAAAACCATCAGTCTTAAGAAAGAGAGTTTCAATTAAAGGAAAAACTGTAAGAGAGGCACAAAACACTCACAGGATTACTCATGTTGATCAGTTTGTTGAAGAAGGAACGTATGTGAGGGTGCATGTGCGTCCTAAACGATTTCCAAG ATGCTATGAAATTGACTGGAGGTCCAGAATAATTGCTGTGACGGAGTCCTATGTGGTCCTTAATAAGCCTGCTGGCACATCA GTAGGTGGAACTACTGACAACATTGAAGAAACTTGTGTAACATTCGCTACTCGTGCTTTGGAATTGACTACTCCATTAAGGACTACTCATCAGATTGATAATTGCACCGAAGGCTG TGTTGTGCTAGCGAGAACTAAGGATTACTGTTCAGTTTTTCATAAAAAGATCATG GAGAAACAAGTGAAGAAACTATATCTTGCTCTTGCTGCTGCTTATGTGCCATGTGGGGTCATGACCCATTACGTGCAACCTATTCGAAAGTCCCCTAAAATTGTTTCTGAAG ATTTGATTAAAGAATGGATTTCGTGCCAACTTGAGGTCCTAGAATGTAGGAAAGTTCCCTGGCCAAATGCTGTACTGGAAGCAAAATATGGAATTCAAGATTTCGACTGGCCTAATAAAGAGTTTGCCTACGAGTGTAAAATCAACTTGTTGACCGGTCGTACTCACCAG ATACGAGCTCAACTTGCTGCCTGTGGTGCACCAATAGTGGGTGACTCAATGTATATGCCAGCTGCAATGGCAGAGATAGCCAGTCCCGGGCTAAACCCGTTCGGGAGATACAAAAAGCAGTTTGATAGTGAGGCTGAACGAGAATATGCGGCTCAAGAATGGGCTGCAAAGCACGGGAAGGAACCTGGGCTGGCTATTGGTCTGCAAGCTAGTCAAATCTCATGGGATGAAGGTAACCACTGCTACGAGGCTGGACGTCCATGGTGGAGTCAATAA